The following proteins come from a genomic window of Methanobacterium sp. Maddingley MBC34:
- a CDS encoding 4-hydroxybenzoate polyprenyltransferase-like prenyltransferase (PFAM: UbiA prenyltransferase family): MPGVTSYLNIIGTRLRNWNFNFCKRFLVILTSSSVYIALNGCLKTFFSFSLYGTPISYPLILATFLVIYSVYGINKITDTEEDQLNAPERSNLISSHEKLFKYTAVSAYALAFIIGLLYGWQVLLVLLFPLLAGVVYSIQINPKIPRLKDIFAVKSLIVALSWTVGNTFLPIVDYDVNLMVMLLIFYLFFIKSFINTVLFDLMDVEGDEKTGTMTIPVVIGASHTIKLLLVLNSTLLILIYASMVYGLFQIFIIPLIFCIIYGYFYIIYFSRNKNRLNMDILVDGEWILVVFISLLTMRM, translated from the coding sequence TTGCCTGGGGTAACCAGCTATTTAAATATTATAGGGACCAGGCTCAGAAACTGGAACTTTAACTTTTGCAAACGTTTTTTGGTTATATTAACCTCAAGCTCAGTGTACATAGCCCTCAATGGTTGCTTAAAAACATTTTTTTCATTTTCGTTATACGGAACCCCCATCTCATATCCGTTGATACTGGCTACTTTCCTGGTAATCTACTCGGTTTACGGTATAAACAAGATAACCGACACTGAAGAAGACCAGTTAAATGCACCGGAAAGATCAAATCTTATCTCCAGCCATGAAAAACTGTTCAAATACACTGCAGTTTCAGCCTACGCCCTGGCATTTATCATAGGACTATTATATGGATGGCAGGTACTTTTAGTACTCCTTTTCCCATTACTGGCAGGAGTAGTATACAGTATACAGATCAATCCCAAAATCCCCCGATTAAAGGATATATTTGCTGTGAAGAGCCTGATAGTTGCACTGAGCTGGACTGTGGGGAACACGTTCCTCCCTATAGTCGATTATGATGTTAATTTAATGGTTATGCTGCTGATATTTTATTTATTCTTCATTAAAAGTTTCATTAACACTGTACTCTTTGATCTCATGGATGTGGAGGGGGATGAAAAAACTGGAACCATGACCATACCCGTGGTTATCGGTGCATCCCACACCATCAAACTCCTCCTAGTTCTTAATTCTACCCTGTTAATACTGATCTATGCCTCCATGGTGTACGGATTATTTCAGATATTCATTATCCCGTTGATATTCTGCATAATCTATGGCTACTTTTATATAATTTATTTTTCACGTAATAAAAACCGTTTAAACATGGATATCTTGGTGGATGGTGAATGGATACTGGTAGTATTCATCAGTTTACTGACGATGCGAATGTAG